The Syngnathoides biaculeatus isolate LvHL_M chromosome 6, ASM1980259v1, whole genome shotgun sequence genome has a window encoding:
- the rassf9 gene encoding ras association domain-containing protein 9, with amino-acid sequence MAPFGKNFLKARLKNRTKDTETTSGKEIQVTVCNEEKVVCGVTKHTTCADMIQALLEDHRSVPESKQLLHGEPKDFYLVECYKGFERVLPPLTRILRLWYAWGDQRPFIQFVLVKSNDVVPQRAMKATKNRTRYTRNPQALPVEKQKRVVRKAFRKLKKLHKESTTPAGTEEIDCMVQLILNQDQTIREQIQRMGALEAEIRELEGQEDYNDKSEACSSNLEELEELLQASDDVQQLELHVQRQQALIAQLCRDIEAEQGMAVGGEQEGASATPWTPSEDDESLRAELERMQAELRRSYLAGVSLHSQVVEVDKQLCCSEATWLSRDQECWQLASQLRLLQMSDAAQETTASDVGVKRKAIAVKNGSSPIDVTDTDSDTGISSTHSQDSLSPGLDFPPPMDTDV; translated from the coding sequence AACCAAAGACACTGAGACTACCAGTGGGAAGGAGATCCAGGTGACAGTGTGCAATGAGGAGAAGGTTGTCTGTGGTGTGACCAAGCACACCACTTGTGCCGATATGATTCAGGCATTACTAGAGGATCACAGATCTGTCCCGGAGAGCAAGCAGCTCCTGCACGGAGAGCCCAAAGACTTCTATCTGGTGGAGTGCTACAAAGGTTTCGAGAGGGTGTTGCCGCCACTCACCAGGATCCTGAGGCTGTGGTATGCCTGGGGGGACCAGAGACCCTTCATCCAGTTCGTCCTGGTCAAAAGCAATGATGTTGTGCCTCAACGGGCTATGAAGGCTACAAAGAACCGGACCAGATACACCAGGAACCCCCAGGCTCTTCCTGTGGAGAAGCAGAAACGAGTAGTGAGGAAGGCCTTCCGTAAGCTAAAGAAACTCCACAAGGAGAGCACGACACCCGCTGGTACTGAAGAAATTGATTGCATGGTCCAGCTCATTCTCAACCAGGACCAAACCATTCGGGAACAGATTCAGCGCATGGGAGCTCTGGAGGCAGAGATCCGGGAGCTTGAAGGGCAGGAAGACTACAATGACAAGTCCGAAGCTTGCTCTTCCAACTTGGAAGAGCTTGAAGAACTCCTGCAAGCCAGCGACGATGTCCAGCAGCTGGAGTTACACGTCCAGAGGCAACAGGCGCTTATTGCACAGCTCTGTCGCGACATAGAGGCCGAGCAGGGGATGGCGGTGGGCGGTGAGCAGGAGGGAGCGTCAGCCACTCCCTGGACACCCTCTGAGGACGACGAGTCATTGCGAGCCGAGCTGGAAAGAATGCAGGCAGAGCTGAGGCGAAGCTACTTGGCCGGTGTGTCCCTCCATAGCCAGGTGGTTGAGGTAGACAAGCAGCTCTGTTGCTCTGAGGCCACCTGGCTCTCCAGGGACCAGGAATGCTGGCAGCTGGCCTCTCAACTCAGATTGCTGCAAATGAGCGACGCCGCCCAGGAGACCACTGCCAGTGATGTGGGGGTTAAAAGAAAGGCCATAGCTGTTAAAAACGGGTCTTCCCCCATTGACGTCACCGACACAGACTCGGACACTGGCATCAGCTCCACCCACAGCCAGGACTCGCTGTCGCCCGGCTTAGACTTCCCTCCACCGATGGATACAGATGTCTAA